A genomic window from Silene latifolia isolate original U9 population chromosome Y, ASM4854445v1, whole genome shotgun sequence includes:
- the LOC141632832 gene encoding uncharacterized protein LOC141632832: protein MVVKSKKAGMHMEHLADTFQTLREFKMKLNPSKCSFGVSSGKFLGYMVTQRGIEASKEQIRAILQLESPQKPKDVQRLAGKVAALNRYTSFEKLALALVTASYKMRPYFESHTIHVITNYPLKTIMRKPELSGRMTKWSVHLSGYDLQFEPRTAIKSQALADFVSDFCPATRREAGEGMLAITGNQDGEIWTLYIDGASNARGAGVGLVLRSPKGDMIVQAIRCKFKATNNEAEYEALILGMQMASGLKVRNLRVYSDSLLVVNHVNNEYVARDPKMIAYLKIATERKSKFRTFKITQVPREQNMEADALATLGSTFQPAELSNIPITHVLTPAI, encoded by the exons atggtggtgaagtccAAAAAAGCAGGAATGCACATGGAGCACTTAGCAGACACCTTCCAAACGTTAAGGGAGTTTAAAATGAAACTTAATCCGTCCAAATGCTCGTTTGGGGTATCTTCAGGAAAATTCCTAGGGTACATGGTGACCCAGAGGGGAATTGAGGCAAGCAAAGAACAGATAAGAGCAATACTCCAGCTGGAATCACCCCAGAAGCCAAAAGACGTGCAGAGGCTGGCGGGGAAGGTGGCGGCCCTAAACAG gtacacttccTTTGAAAAACTAGCATTGGCTTTGGTTACTGCTTCTTATAAAATGCGGCCGTACTTTGAATCTCACACCATCCATGTCATAACCAATTACCCGCTAAAGACTattatgaggaagcctgaactttcaggcagaatGACTAAGTGGTCAGTACATCTTAGTGGCTATGACTTGCAATTTGAACCCAGAACGGCGATAAAATCCCAAGCCCTAGCAGATTTCGTCTCTGACTTCTGCCCCGCCACCCGTAGGGAGGCAGGAGAAGGAATGCTGGCGATAACAGGGAATCAGGATGGTGAAATATGGACCTTGTACATTGATGGAGCCTCAAATGCAAGAGGGGCTGGCGTAGGTCTAGTCCTTCGATCTCCTAAAGGAGACATGATAGTGCAAGCCATTAGGTGTaagttcaaggcaaccaacaacgaAGCCGAGTATGAAGCTCTTATACTTGGGATGCAGATGGCGTCAGGGCTCAAAGTGAGGAACCTGAGGGTATACAGTGACTCCTTACTTGTGGTAAATCATGTAAACAACGAGTATGTAGCGCGTGATCCAAAGATGATAGCTTACTTGAAAATAGCCACAGAGCGAAAGTCAAAATTCAGAACATTCAAGATAACTCAGGTGCCGCGGGAGCAGAACATGGAGGCAGACGCTCTGGCCACGTTGGGATCCACCTTCCAGCCCGCAGAACTATCAAACATACCGATTACTCATGTGTTGACCCCAGCCATCTAG
- the LOC141632833 gene encoding uncharacterized protein LOC141632833, producing MAAPESYADSPFTDNIATVAIPKGLSVPTMTLFDGTTDLCDHISQFKQKMMVTTATGASKEACMCKGFGSTLTEAALQWFVGLPNGTISSFADLVNAFNQLFSSSRKTPKQPSDLYKIVQEIGESIKDYVTRFNAEKVSIRGCDTSTAINAFRQGLDKESSLYKELTMYPCERFDEVQQRATAALRLEEDIQARKGIASFDKTSRKFATEKKDDRAKPYSRPNINRVAEKTQQIDDSQHPPKLSEYGFNTGMEGSESTEEPRRSGGSELSGLTYSVAKRKATGSKGDHPEISYRVSQSNLPPVTFDETDIESGAEQHEDALTITLSIGNCTVRKALVDTESSVNLIILETLKTMGFDKENLIKKSVPLVGFSGETAHSVGEITIPTYIEGVNKLVRYLVMEGPTTYNVILGRPWLHQMKAVPSTYHQVSQVPNTMGHGYGKRRSRGIQKLLYPSPQGYNQAPLIAITGPGYLDRIQGASLGGAGPDTPGRGTPG from the exons ATGGCTGCACCAGAAAGCTATGCTGACTCACCATTCACTGACAATATAGCTACAGTGGCCATACCAAAAGGACTTAGCGTCCCAACGATGACCCTCTTCGATGGAACCACAGACCTCTGTGATCATATCAGTCaattcaagcagaagatgatggttACTACCGCCACGGGAGCCTCAAAGGAGGCatgtatgtgtaaaggatttggttCAACCCTAACCgaagcagcattacaatggttcgttGGCTTGCCTAACGGGACCATAAGTTCATTCGCTGATTTAGTCAACGCATTTAACCAACTGTTCTCCAGCAGCCGGAAAACACCCAAGCAGCCAAGCGACCTGTACAAGATCGTCCAGGAAATAGGTGAATCAATCAAAGATTATGTCACAAGGTTCAATGCAGAGAAAGTCTCAATACGGGGCTGCGATACGTCCACTGCCATCAATGCCTTCAGGCAGGGCCTGGATAAGGAATCCAGCCTCTACAAAGAATTAACGATGTACCCTTGTGAAAGATTCGATGAAGTCCAGCAGAGAGCTACAGCGGCGTTAAGGTTAGAAGAAGACATACAGGCTAGAAAGGGTATAGCAAGCTTCGACAAGACAAGCAGGAAGTTTGCAACAGAAAAGAAAGACGACAGAGCTAAACCGTACAGCAGACCCAATATCAACAGGGTAGCAGAAAAAACTCAGCAAATTGACGACTCCCAGCATCCTCCTAAACTATCTGAATATGGATTCAACACGGGAATGGAAGGATCCGAAAGCACCGAGGAGCCCAGGCGATCGG gcggatcCGAGCTATCAGGTTTGACATATTCCGTTGCCAAGAGGAAAGCCACCGGAAGTAAAGGGGATCATCCTGAAATTTCTTACAGAGTAAGCCAGAGCAATTTACCCCCGGTAACTTTCGATGAGACTGACATAGAAAGCGGCGCAGAGCAGCACGAAGATGCCCTAACTATAACGTTATCCATTGGCAATTGCACTGTACGGAAAGCATTGGTAGATACAGAGAGCTCTGTGAACCTTATCATACTCGAAACCCTCAAAACCATGGGTTTCGATAAAGAAAACCTGATAAAGAAATCTGTGCCCCTGGTGGGATTCAGTGGGGAGACCGCGCATTCAGTAGGTGAGATAACCATCCCAACGTATATTGAAGGAGTTAATAAACTAGTGAGATACCTAGTCATGGAAGGTCCAACCACCTACAACGTGATACTAGGAAGACCGTGGCTGCATCAGATGAAGGCAGTGCCTTCAACATATCATCAAGTGTCTCAAGTTCCCAACACCATGGGGCACGGTTACGGTAAAAGGAGATCAAGAGGAATCCAGAAACTGCTATACCCAAGCCCTCAAGGCTACAACCAAGCTCCCCTCATAGCAATTACAGGACCGGGGTACCTCGACAGAATACAAGGAGCCTCCCTCGGAGGAGCTGGACCAGATACACCTGGACGAGGAACACCCGGATAG